One region of Ascaphus truei isolate aAscTru1 chromosome 13, aAscTru1.hap1, whole genome shotgun sequence genomic DNA includes:
- the C13H22orf31 gene encoding uncharacterized protein C22orf31 homolog, protein MPDMDTIEEKWKHDEMMDGELEELKVFECLQERYIHNTALAPACIPRGVYANNLLGIQHCDKIKDDLYAAGPLRINGFSVEQYRMLYNCTVEPMLRNKSGTAKRYSRELGKAAKQKLWEALCCPVSNETITPEGNYELVQNYHAPCSKGVAPEFTVDVSGEPDPNDKWPRMKKHRRV, encoded by the exons ATGCCGGACATGGATACAAT AGAGGAGAAGTGGAAGCATGACGAGATGATGGATGGAGAGCTAGAAGAATTAAAAGTCTTTGAATGCCTTCAGGAGAGGTACATCCACAATACTGCACTGGCCCCAGCATGTATTCCTAGAGGAGTATATGCTAACAACCTGCTTGGGATTCAGCATTGTGATAAGATAAAAGATGACTTGTATGCAGCAGGTCCTCTAAGGATTAACGGTTTCTCAGTAGAACAGTACAGAATGCTGTATAACTGCACAGTAGAGCCAATGCTAAGAAACAAGTCTGGAACAGCAAAACGATACAGCAGGGAGCTTGGGAAAGCAGCAAAGCAAAAGCTCTGGGAAGCCTTGTGTTGCCCAGTGTCCAATGAAACTATCACACCCGAAGGAAACTATGAGCTTGTTCAGAACTACCATGCTCCATGTAGCAAAGGAGTAGCTCCGGAATTTACAGTAGATGTAAGTGGGGAGCCTGACCCCAATGACAAATGGCCAAGAATGAAGAAACACCGGAGAGTATGA